The DNA region ATCTTGTTGACATACTGCGTTGCATCCACCTCCAGGGGGGCAATGATTCCTGCATAGCCCGGTTTTACTTATTCATGTTCAGTGTTACATGTTCAGCAGGACTGTGTCTGATCCTTATGCACTTTGTCGGGCGTCGATGGGCAGCCTTTCAAGACCACCTCGCCCTGCCTCCTTCACCTCCGGAGCTTCCTCTGCCTCAATGTCCAGCTCCCTGCTCCCATTAAAAGGCATGATATGACTGAATTATTTACCGGTCTTTGAATAATTCAAGGTGAAAATGCTAATTGAGGGGAAGAAATTTCACCGGCGTCAGTCGGGACAGGTTGTGTGTtctcacaaaacaaaaaaataacagaatACACGCATGTAGTCACtggggaatttttttttaaagtttattaaCGCTCACCAGGATTTCACCCAATTCTTTCTGATGCGGGTTTGTAAGTGTGCGCACATCTAAATGAAatgatacaatttaaatgttcacgCTTGTTGTTTATTCTCGTATGCAAGATTGTTTTAGCatattttagctttttttcttttggtttaaGGTCCAAGCTCAATACCCTTGTTATTGTTGCTCAAATGCTGCCTCCAAGtggtgcaagaaaaaaacgaaaaaaattCTATTACAGATATCAGTATCATTGGTGAGGTACAGCTTCAGGTGCTGGGCTAATTTGATGATGAAGTAGGCCACAAATATACCTGCAATGATGAAACATCCGTTTAATCTGTCTTTTAAAGCTACCATCTACATCGTCAACAACTTAGAATTTAAAGACCTCACATTTCCTTTCATTCTTATCTTTTTTgtatgataaataaaaaaagaaagagttagATTTTTATTCCTGTTCAATGATTCTGCTACTCTGTGCTAGTTCTGGCTTGTATTTTCATTCATATATGAATTGCTGGACCTCCAGCTCTTGACAGTTTTAATCGTCGCTGTCGTCTTCTTCATCTCGGTCGTGGCTTTCATCGCTGTCTTCTGTGATGTAGGGATCGTTTTCCTGGTCGTCCGCGAACTCGTCGTCGTCCTCAGTATTCACCCTCCCCGACAGAACGTCCTCAATCCAgtcctccagctcctctgcGGTGGGCAGGTCCTCGTCATTGGACATGTCCAGCCAGACGCTGTCGGCCTGAAACGCAGAGCACCACAAAGTCCAGATCTGGGACCTTCATTCTttggtattttttattttaaaagtcaGACTTACATCTGTGACATTGACCACGCCGATCTGAGGTCTAAATAGGTCTAACTTGAAGGTTTTCTCCCAGTAAGTCGTTAgctgaagggggaaaaaaacaaataaaagaataagaCTGTGGAAATAAATAATTACTCAGAGTCGTTTTAAGAAAGGCTTTTGTTAGAAATGTCAAATTCATGGGCAGGCAGGACCAGTGGGAAGTCATCAGGATCAATCCAGACGATACTGAGCTCCGGATTGTTGGTGTTGTCTCTGGCCACGTCTTTCAGGATCTCCAGGAATTCATAGCCATCTTTGGATGACAGAGCATATGTGCATGACCTTATCtccaggtgaaaaaaaaagagaaataactgcaatcttaaacaacaaaaagctcTGACATGGTGCTACAGACCTGGATCTTCTTCCTCAGCAAAGGCTACAATATGTATCCCGTCCATATCGTCCTCCTGAAGATAGAAAAGAGTTGTCAGAACAAGATGAACCGGTTAAAGGCAAATGCAGTTATGTAGAAAAAGTTTAGGAAGCCATTTCCATCTGCTTTAATGAGAGAAATAACAACTCACCCATGTCTCAAACATATTCTCTGCCCGGAGCTTCCTCAAAGTAGCCCTGTAGAGAGCACATTGTCAATACGTCCCAGGTTAATTAAAGTCTCTCTATTTCTGAAAAAACCATCATAAAGAAGTCGAGTCAACCTCCTGTGTTGATTGACAAATTCGACAATGTCCATCTCTGACAGAGGTCTGCCGGGCAGGATGGCCGGCTCCTCCATGAACGGCTCATAGAAATTCACTTCATTCATCTTAAGGGAAAGATGTTTGGCGAcctaaaacaaagcaacatgcaAGGATGTCATTGTAATGCCATAATGGGTGGATTAAAGGTCATTGAACACTTCAGTAAACACATCTATTTGTGCATTTTGGAACATATTTTATTACCCTAAGTGTACTACATGCCTTTACAATAGATCAAACCTTCACcccaaagcttttttttttgtaataagaTATAAACTACCTTTAAAATATCTATTAAGTATCAGCCATATGCAATATTGCATCTTATTCTCTCTCCTTTCCACGTTGGACATGTAGAGCTGGTAATTTTCAtctatttttcatctgttttattcttttgttgGGACACCAGGGGCAACAAAAAGTCACAAAATGACTCAAAACGGTCATTCTTAGACTTACAGATTTGTCAAATGTAGCAAAAAACTTGATGTAAGGTTGAAACCGCTCCGAGGCCTCCTGAAATGCTTTGTAGTCTGAGAGAAACGGGTAACAGAGAGAAAGTCGGGTGAACTTGAGCAACTgatgaaaaacaaagtaaaagaaataaAGTCCATCGTTCACATTCTGGTCACATTCTTAGACAGATCTATGATGTGAAAGGCAAGCGGTAAAACCCATTCTACTCATTCAATTTCCCAGCATCATGATTCCACTGTCTTCATTCTAGTAACCAAGTCTCTCTTAATACAGTTTTATACGCTTGTAATGAGCCCCTGGCTCTGCCAGCAACAAGGTCACCACCAAGGACCAACCTATCTCTGGACAGATATAGGCTTTATAATGAAAATTCGTGACACTGTCATATCAGACAAGATAGCATTCTCCCTGCTTCActttatcccttttttttttttgagaaactATAATTGATGTTTGACCTATTAGATGGAGAGCCAGAGACTATTTAAAGCCTCTCGTGAGACTGAGTGAGAGTGTCTGGAATCAGGTTCCTCTTTAACAGGCCGTTAGGCTTCATGGTGATGTACTGTAGCTCTGTTAGCCGAGGGAACAGTGACCGTGTAGGTGTATTCTCAACCCATCATACACTCCCcataaactgaaaaaaagatgcattcAATTATGTTATGCCAGGAAACTAACACGAATCCTCTCCTTTGAAGTAACCAATGAGGCGGATGTCTTCTTCCATTCTCTCGAAGGCTCGCAGCTCCATGGCATTATTGATCATTTCTACTGGGTCCTCCAGCACCTGGGGGATGTTAAGATAAAAGTAAGGTGATTTTTCACTCCAAATCAACTCTggaaggcaaaaaaaaattacagttcCTCTGCTGAAAGACTGAGAAGTCTCTCAGACAATGTCCCATGAAAAGAAGTAAAAGCACGGTGTGTTTGCAGGGCTACTTTGTGGTTGACAAGATGGAGCCGAGACTAGCCGTGCTGGTATATCACAGGAATATCTGTTTGCTAGATATTGTCATTCCTGCAGCACCTACTGAGCCCAGTTGAGCCTCAAAAGCAAGGTCTATttcacacaatgccaaaagaTTTAGTTGTATAAGCATGGAGACACGGCACATTATCGCTCTCATTAACTCCTTCAAGGGAAACTGCCACAAAAGGCTGTAACTCAATCGTGCGTTAATCTGAATCACATATTTTACTGCTTCTGTTGCTTGAAGACTGTGAATTTTCGCCACTCACATCCAGGAGAAACTCCACCAACGTGTCTGCCGAGAGCTCCCCGTCAAACTCAATCACACGGTCATCCTTGAAGACATACAAGCTGCCCACCTCCTCCAGACCTGGTTAGATAGCAGATATATCATCTGTTTAGTGAACTCTAAATTGCCCAATTTGTATTCTAATGTGTTGTAAAGTAGTCAATACATTATTGCCCTAAATGGCATTACTGCTTACAGGTGTGTATGGAAAGCAAAGTCATGTGAATATGGAAGTAGTGTGGCACAAGAAGAACACAATATGCACAATAGATGTGATATAAATGTCATACCCAGTTTTTTTGCAACTTTGGCATCCTTCTGGGAGTCCACCATTCCAAAACCAATGTCTTTGTTCTCCAGGACTTGAGCTGTAAGCTGGGTGTGAATTCACAACAAACAATTTGACAAATGAGCAACTTGGTGTACCAGAGTGATCTTTAGCTAAACGCGAAGGCAGAGATCACTGCTTAAACTTTTGCTACGTCAAAGCTGATGTAAAAGACGGAGTCtgtaaaggagaaaaaaaagaagcgtgaagcaaaaaaaaaaagtctcggGGAACCAGTGGTAGGTGATGAGTGTCAGTATTTTGAAAATTCCTGACAGCACTCAGTTTTTTAAGAAAACCCTGACTACATTTATCTGGGAAGTAGAGCCTGAGATCAAAGCAGTCCTACAAACACCCTCTCCTTCACTTTTTTTACACTTACCTTGGCGTTTCTAGGCTGTGTGTTTGAGCTGACACCCACAACTGCTGTCTTcatcatatatttttttcatgaccaaagtgtgtgtgtgtggtgcagAGAACCCCCTGTGGAGTATTCATATTAGAGGTGAGACTGTTAGTCAGGACTGCTTTGCCTTGCCGACTTGAGGACAAGACTCACAAGCTGTTTATGCTTTTGAACGGTACACGTAAGGTGGCAGAAATGCACTCCTGAGAACTGAAAACACAGctcaaagggggggggggggggggggggagacgaCACTTCTAAGACGCACGGTGTGAGAACACGTGTTATTCTTAATCAGGATGAGGATGTGAAAACTGGTTTATGTCTAAGTCACAGACAGAAGTCAAACGGATATGGGCGCGAGCTATAATTAACGGAATGGCCTAGAAACAGTCCCTCGATAAATGTGAGCCACAGAGGAGTGCACATGATGGGATTAAAATCACTGCTTGACACTTGAGCACAGGTAAAATTTAGACCGAGTCAATTAAACTGACAGTTCTTCAGCTCATGGTTAAGCAGACAATCCACACCTTAATAAGACAGAGGAGGAATTCACTGTGTTCGCTGTCTGGTTCTccagccgggggggggggggggggggtcaattaataaaaaatgactTGTTTTGACAAGTTAGTGCAACAGAACAAAAGATTTCAGCTCCATCTCATTGAGACATTCTTAGGTTAACAGCAGCGTAAGGCCTTTCAGAACTCCTTATGTCACAACACATACATCTCTCAACTCTGCTTTTACAGGGGCCGACACCCTCTCTGCAGGTTTGGAGGGATTTGCAAACCTGAAGATGTCAGAGGACAATGTCACCGGATAGTTAAGGTTTGTGGAGATGAAAATGAATGACGAATGAATGTCTCTGTCGATGGACAGAAAATTCAACGTTTTGAAAAATCAATTTTAACAGTTTATACCATTTATGGTGGAACATGAAAGAGCCTTTATAAACCAGTAGAAAAACATTTGGGTTGCCAGGTTGGGAAAATTTTTTGCAAACCGATCAAATTCGGTTAATATTTAACTGAACTGTGTtgaattagattaaattaaCTGCAATGAATGGGACTGATTTGAACATAAATTGGACCGTGTTTAATCTGACTTATATTTACCCTGTTTGCTTTCTCTGTATAGTGTCCCctcggactacttttgtcaagaATTGGTGCGATATGACTaagttgaattgaattgaatcaaaatTTTAAGCTTCGAATAGGATGGTTTGAACCGCATTAATGAATTCCTTTCCAAGCCTTTTGCATTCAGTCCTGTTGCCTATGGAAACCACTACATCAGGAATGTACAAATTTGTTTTCGGCTTTTATGATGACGCCAgataaaaagagaaagaataTCAGCACTGATCTTGCTTTCttcccacccccccccccgaggCCCCTTTTCTCACCTCCAGCACCAGCTCCGTCATCTGGAACCGCTTCTGCAGGCCTTTGTTGGCCGGCAGCGGTTCATGGTAGAACAGGCCCAGCAGGTCGTATCTCTTCAGAGCCTTCTTGTAGTTGCGCTCGTTGATGTCCAGCACCCTGTCCTTCCCGTCAAAGTTGGGGAACTCGAGACCTTCCTCCGCAGTGCAGAGGAAGACCAGGTGAAGGCACAGGACAGACAGAAGAGAGAGCCACATTTGTTGCATCGTTGCTCGGCTGTGGAGGTGTTTGCAAGCCAAAGAGGAGTTTTGAGGGAAATCAGAGAACCTCAAAGAAGTCCAAACTGCTAGAGATACACACAAGAGCTGAAATACATCCACAGATTTGATCTGGATTGCCTCGCTTGCAAATATGAAAGACAATCTCTAAGATTTCATCACTATATCCTCTCTGCTTCTCTATATTTCTTTCCTGGTGATAGCTCTCCCTCTCCACCTGTCCTCTTTCTCCTTCTGTCTCCGTCTTCTTACAGCCTAAATCTCAGGAGGGCTTCTTTTCTCCTCCTATTCTCTTCCTCCCTGAGGAACTCAATGCATCAGGCACATTTAAAGAGCGAGCATTCATGAAATAACCATTTACACCACAAAAGGGTCAGAAATGGGAGACTTTTAGTCAGTATTAATGTAATCTAAATGAAGGAACGAGGTGACAGGGGGCAATGGTTATGTAGCTTAAAAAATATATCTTGTACGTGGATTTTTATCGAAGAATACATTTACAATTTTGTAACTGGTTTCTAATAGTGGAAGAAGTAACTCTTTACCGCCACTTTATTCTAAGCATTACGTTATTTTTTGATAGCATTGGGACAAAAGAGAAAAGTCTGTGCGCATTACCGTAATGGCCGTACTCAGCCAGAAGTAGCAGACCGCAGATCTCTGCTTTGTTCTCCTCCTCAGACAAAGCTGGAAGATAGAGGGGAAATGGAGCGCCCGTGGCTGTGGATCTTTCTGATGTGGTTGCAAGTTTGCGACCTGAATTCCGCTGATGCATTGGGTAATGCCGTTTTCAAACAATTACGGGTTTTGCGGTTATTTTAAAAAGGTAGCACCGAGACTTGGCGCCGTTGAGTGTCGCTGCG from Odontesthes bonariensis isolate fOdoBon6 chromosome 11, fOdoBon6.hap1, whole genome shotgun sequence includes:
- the LOC142391677 gene encoding calsequestrin-2-like; the protein is MQQMWLSLLSVLCLHLVFLCTAEEGLEFPNFDGKDRVLDINERNYKKALKRYDLLGLFYHEPLPANKGLQKRFQMTELVLELTAQVLENKDIGFGMVDSQKDAKVAKKLGLEEVGSLYVFKDDRVIEFDGELSADTLVEFLLDVLEDPVEMINNAMELRAFERMEEDIRLIGYFKGEDSYYKAFQEASERFQPYIKFFATFDKSVAKHLSLKMNEVNFYEPFMEEPAILPGRPLSEMDIVEFVNQHRRATLRKLRAENMFETWEDDMDGIHIVAFAEEEDPDGYEFLEILKDVARDNTNNPELSIVWIDPDDFPLLTTYWEKTFKLDLFRPQIGVVNVTDADSVWLDMSNDEDLPTAEELEDWIEDVLSGRVNTEDDDEFADDQENDPYITEDSDESHDRDEEDDSDD